A section of the Pimelobacter simplex genome encodes:
- a CDS encoding phospholipase, with protein sequence MRSAPSVPLGIALSRLLALAAALLVVVGLSLATTSPARAAPPAPAAAAAPAGAALAGWAPNGCTSPFGSSPSGVSFKAACDRHDGCYHFHASSQAGCDEQFYTDMKKACGPLNLWCQSWAFAYYRAVRTYGWPFYACRCDPKPPFFAP encoded by the coding sequence ATGCGCTCTGCCCCCAGCGTCCCTCTCGGGATCGCCCTCAGCCGATTGCTCGCCCTCGCGGCCGCGCTCCTGGTCGTCGTGGGCCTCTCGCTCGCGACGACCTCGCCGGCTCGGGCTGCTCCTCCAGCACCAGCCGCCGCAGCGGCCCCGGCCGGCGCGGCACTCGCCGGCTGGGCGCCGAACGGGTGCACCTCGCCGTTCGGGAGCTCTCCGTCAGGAGTGAGCTTCAAGGCGGCGTGCGACCGCCACGACGGCTGCTACCACTTCCACGCGTCCAGCCAGGCAGGCTGCGACGAGCAGTTCTACACCGACATGAAGAAGGCTTGCGGGCCGTTGAACCTGTGGTGCCAGTCGTGGGCCTTCGCCTACTACCGCGCGGTCCGCACCTACGGGTGGCCGTTCTACGCCTGCCGGTGCGACCCGAAGCCGCCGTTCTTCGCTCCCTGA
- a CDS encoding IclR family transcriptional regulator — protein sequence MERRAPAAAQALDVLRVISGSVEPVSASHIARELGLARSTTYYLLDVLIEHGYVRHHVERRRYGLGIAAHELGSAYQRQAPLRRIAQPIINRLVDEAGHNGHFTILHGSHVVYLIEERAPGRPVLISEVGVRLPAHLTASGLALLARLPVPQVRALFPSKEAFFTRRGLGPQSPTELRRALTTVRRDGYAFEQGWIMPDLASVSAAAVDDNGLPLGSFTLTFAEEHVDTLPALAALVVQAAERLSERVRH from the coding sequence ATGGAGCGACGTGCGCCCGCCGCGGCCCAGGCGCTCGACGTGCTGCGGGTGATCTCGGGGAGCGTCGAGCCGGTCTCGGCCAGCCACATCGCCCGGGAGCTGGGGCTGGCCCGGTCGACGACGTACTACCTGCTCGACGTGCTCATCGAGCACGGCTACGTGCGCCACCACGTGGAGCGCCGCCGCTACGGACTGGGGATCGCCGCGCACGAGCTCGGTTCGGCGTACCAGCGCCAGGCGCCGTTGCGCCGGATCGCCCAGCCGATCATCAACCGGCTCGTCGACGAGGCCGGCCACAACGGGCACTTCACGATCCTGCACGGCAGCCACGTGGTCTACCTGATCGAGGAGCGGGCGCCCGGGCGGCCGGTGCTGATCAGCGAGGTGGGCGTGCGGCTGCCCGCCCACCTCACCGCCAGCGGACTCGCCCTGCTGGCCCGGCTCCCGGTGCCGCAGGTACGGGCGCTGTTCCCGTCGAAGGAGGCGTTCTTCACCCGGCGCGGGCTCGGGCCGCAGTCGCCGACCGAGCTGCGCCGCGCCCTGACGACCGTACGACGCGACGGCTACGCCTTCGAGCAGGGCTGGATCATGCCCGACCTGGCCTCGGTCTCGGCCGCCGCGGTCGACGACAACGGCCTGCCGCTGGGGTCGTTCACGCTGACCTTCGCCGAGGAGCACGTCGACACGCTGCCCGCGCTGGCCGCACTCGTCGTCCAGGCCGCCGAGCGGCTGAGCGAGCGAGTGCGGCACTGA
- the npdG gene encoding NADPH-dependent F420 reductase, whose product MSSTHRYTVAVIGGTGPQGKGLGYRFARHGHDIVLGSRAAEKAETVAAEVSERLTGLPGAGTARGAANADAIAAADVVLLAVPYDGHDDLVTSLAEALAGKTVISCVNPLAFDKRGAHGQVIDAGEGSAAESAARIAPEATVVGAFHNVAAPALWGADDFLDEDVIVVGDSVEGKQVAIDLAASVTGRPGIDGGKLRLARVLEPFTAVLISINRKYKTHSGIRVTGLDAPH is encoded by the coding sequence ATGAGCAGCACCCACCGCTACACCGTCGCCGTGATCGGCGGGACCGGCCCGCAGGGCAAGGGCCTGGGCTACCGCTTCGCCCGCCACGGCCACGACATCGTGCTCGGCTCCCGGGCCGCCGAGAAGGCCGAGACCGTCGCCGCCGAGGTCAGCGAGCGGCTCACCGGCCTGCCCGGTGCCGGGACCGCCCGCGGCGCGGCCAACGCCGACGCCATCGCCGCCGCGGACGTCGTCCTGCTCGCGGTGCCCTACGACGGCCACGACGACCTCGTCACCTCCCTGGCCGAGGCGCTCGCGGGCAAGACCGTGATCTCGTGCGTGAACCCGCTGGCCTTCGACAAGCGCGGCGCGCACGGTCAGGTCATCGACGCCGGCGAGGGCTCCGCCGCGGAGTCCGCGGCCCGCATCGCACCCGAGGCCACCGTGGTCGGCGCCTTCCACAACGTCGCCGCCCCCGCCCTGTGGGGCGCCGATGACTTCCTCGACGAGGACGTCATCGTCGTCGGCGACTCCGTCGAGGGCAAGCAGGTCGCGATCGACCTGGCCGCCTCGGTCACCGGCCGCCCCGGGATCGACGGCGGCAAGCTGCGCCTGGCGCGGGTGCTGGAGCCGTTCACCGCGGTCCTGATCTCGATCAACCGCAAGTACAAGACGCACTCCGGCATCCGGGTCACCGGCCTCGACGCGCCGCACTGA